Genomic DNA from Clostridium sp. BJN0013:
TTTTCAATACAAATTTCCTCTTGAAATTTTCCATCTTCTAAAAACATTCTTTCTTTTTGACTAAGTTGTATTTGCATATTATTATCACCTCTAAAGTTTATTTTGTACAATAATTTTTTACATTATGTATGAAATTAAACTTTAATTACGAATTTAAGAGAATAAGTTTTTATAATCTATATATACTAACATTGTAAAATTCTATATTTAAAGGAGGACTTCATTATGACTACAGTAAATAAAATTGAAAAAGCTTTAACAAGTGCTCAAGGATTAGCTAGTCAATTAAAAACATTTTCAATGGATACAAACGATCAACAAGCTAAACAAACTTTTAAACAATTAGCACAAACAGCTGAAAATATAGCACAGATGCTCCAAAGTAGATTTGATTTTGTAAAATCAGAGGAACCACAATATAGAGAATAATATTAAATAGAAAATATATTGAGCTAATATAATGAATCTCTAAATTAAGTAATGTTATAACATAAAATAATGTTTTTATTAAGGGGTATAGGCAGATTTTGAGAAAAATTGTACGCTAAGAGTTCAAAGTATAGAACTTACATAAATATTTATACTCTAAGAAGAATTGCTTGCAATTTGTTGAAAAGTACCACTAAGAAAAAGCAGTTACTATAATTTCAAACAAATTGAAACGATAACTGCTTTTTTATTCATTACCTGTTATTTTCACAGTCTCTAATTATATTTTACAGAACATTCATCACAGTTTATTAATAAATTTCCAAATCAAAAATTTCGGGGGTTTAGGCTTAGAATCCCAATTAATTGAAAAGTGGTAGGTGTCTTCGCTCTGTACAATTAATAATTAATTGTACTCATTTCTTTGAGATTATATAAATACACTTATATATTATGTGAAATCGTAGAAAGTTATTCAATTTAATATATATTAATGTTATTTATCCTATTAATATTAAAATTATAAAAATGGTAAACTATTTACACACCCTACTATTACTAATAATCTCCTCTTCCTTCAGTATCCACTGTAAATTTCACATTAACCTGAATGTCAGACTCACATACTACCTTATCCCAATCAGTACCTGTACCTCTTCCATATTTTGCAGCAGCAATTCTTCCTAAATCCAAAATATCAGTTTTATACTTACATTTCATATCATTTATTGTTTTATTACACATTTTATCTACGTAGTTTTTCATGTCTTTTTCAAATTTTTTTAACACTTTGGGATCTGAATATAAGTTATCGTATAATTCATTAGATATTATATTTCCTTTAAGATTTAAGTCTATTACAAACTTATATTTTGCATTTTCTTTATAGCATTTAATCTTTCTTTTTGAGTATGTATAAGAATTTATATATTTCTTAGAGTCCTTTTGTAATGTCAGTATACCTTTAGTCCTATTTTGTTTTAAAATATTAATTATTCTTGTTTCATCTATATCTGCTTTTCCTACACCTGAGTGTAAGTGTCCTGACAGCAATTACGGAAGAGTTGTTTACATTAAGCCTGACTTTGACCCTAGGATGTTTCCTCCAGTACCGCGACATTCTGAAAAATTTAAAGCTGTGTTTAAAACCAGAACCTCTGTAGAGCGCTCAAACAAACGAATGTTTCAAGATTATGCAATTGAAGAATATAAATCTCAAAGTGCAGTAATGCGTATGTCTTTAGCCACTTTTGCAGTAATTAATATACATTTAGATGCCTGGATAAAACACACTGGATTCAGTTTTATCGACCTTTTACAAAATAAGGCTGCATAAAACACTTGTTGAATATTTTTCCAACTCAAAATCCTAGGCTTTTTTGTCATGCCCTTTTTTATATTAGTTCTCTCATAACAATGTGTGATTTTGAAGGTTCATTTAATAAATTCCCATTTAATGATAAACAGTTAACTAACTATATTCTTTTTCAAAATTTCCAGCTACTTTTCGAGAGTCTTCATTATAGTAGTATCATCACCATATGTAATTACTGAAAAGCATATACTATTGAATGGAATATAGTATAAAATCTAATATTAACTAACATTTGACTTGAAATAATTATCATATGCTTTTTATTTAATAACATAGAGCTTTAATATTTTACAAAAAATAAAAAACAACTTATAATATCTAAATTTTTATTAATGGCATATAATGCAACAGAGGTGACTAAAATTGTTCTCTTTAAACTCATTAGATCCAAATCAACTTGCAAAACTTAGTAGTTTTATAGCTATTGTTTTGTCCAAAAACAAAGATGCAGGTGAAATAAATGTACTTGGAAATTTAATTACATCAGTAGGAGATACTATGCTAGTTATTGCAGCTCAACAAAAAAACTAAAATCAATTCAGGATAAAAAGGATCAAATTTGCGATCTTGAAAAATAAATTAAAGACAGTACTTACGCAGACCAACTTAAACTTTGATACATCAAAGTTTTATAGACTCTAATGGAAAAGAAGTACTGTGGTTTTATTATTCTACAATATTAGGCTTATTTAATAAGCATAGCCTCTGTATAACATTAATATAGTTAGCAAAATTATGGTTCTTCTATATAAAAAATAAGGAAATCCGATAAACAGTAAATGTGTTATATCAGACTTCCTATTTTATAGTGATCATGACTTTGTTTGTCTATAACTATTTATCAGTGTCATATTTTTCAGTTAATATTTGCTTTTTTTTTAATGTGTGGAGCTTGTGAAAAATTTTTTAGGGTTTTAGGGGAAAAGTACAGGGGTTATCCCTTTCATGGCAAAGCAAAGTCAACGGGTTTTGGTTATAATTAGCGATATTAGAATATTGTACAACATTTAATGGGATTTAATTCTTCTATCTTTTATCTCTCTAAATACACCAATTGCTAATAATATTAATCCAAGAATAAATAAAGTTACTTCCAAGTATCCTGAAAGAGTTTTGTTTGGTAAAATCCTATGCCATTTAAAAAGCCAGTGAGAAAATATATTATCAAGTATAGCTATCAGTCCTAAAGAAATAAGACTGCCATTTATTAGAATTCTGTTCCTTTCGTTGTTTCTCATACTACTTTCTAAGTATTTCTTCCTTTTTCAATTTATATTCTTCAGAATCAATTTCCCCATTAGCATACCTTTTATTTAATATTTCTATAGCTTCGGATTTGTTATCAGAATCGTGGTTTGATTTTTTATGAAATCTTGGTATTCCACAGCCTCCACTCCATCCACACCCACGTAAAAAAAACATACCAACAAAAATCAATATTATAAATATCCAACTAAAATTGTTAAATCGCATAATTAAGCCTCCATGAAAACTCCACTAAAGATTAGATTATCCGAAAATTTTAATACTATTCACTTTTCATCTTAGTATGGGGTTTTGCGCATAGAACCCCATATCAGTTTTAAAAATTTCATAATCTTTTTTAGTTGTATTAGTTATTTCTTCAACAATTTGTTGAACTTTCTTTGAAGAAGTATCTTTACTTAAGTCATTTACCCATTAAAAGGCTTAAAACTATAGAAAAAGAAATTTAGATAGCAAAGTAGATAATAGGATCGTTTATGGGATTAATTTACTTAACGTGGGTTTTGTCGATTTTGTTGGCTGCACCCCTGTATAGTCTCCACTGATCCTACTTTAAATTTGGGTAGCTTTGACAATAAAACATGCCCGCCTTTAACCATAACCTTGTAACTCTGGCGTCGATATCTGTTGTTAGAAATTCAATTCTCCCGTCATAACAATCACTGCCATGCCACTGATTTTGACGCTGGTAATATTACCAGGCTTTCCAGCCACTTCAACATAGACGTGGCTGGGTCGTCCCAATTCGTTACCTTATTCAGCCGCGAGAATACGATAACCATCGGTTTTGTATATCCCATTTTCCACAACAAATGCGCCGATACAACTGTTACCTGTTCCACAGACAATATCTTCGTTGGTACCTTGTACGGGTAGAAAGGTACGCACATGAAAGTCGCAATTAGGATCGTCCGTCTCTGTAGTAAAAATCTGCAAGCCGCTTATCCAATTCTTACGACTAAGTTCAGCGATGGCAGCAAAATCGGGACACAGGCCTTTTATGGCCGACAATGACTTTAGGCCAACCACATAATAGTACAAGCCAGTATACATTTTGCAGATTGGATAATTTTCCAAATTGCCGGGATCAGTCCCTAGCATCGCAGCCAGAGTGTCATGAGATATTGCTGCGCTTTCAAACTTGGGAGTGGTCATTGTTATTGTAATAGTATATTTTCCATCGTCGGCGGAACTGATATCGATCGGTAGAATGCCGCCACCGGTTTCTAACCATACCTGTTTACAGTCCCGGCCAATCTTTCCCTCCTCCAGCAAAACATGAATTGTTGCGAGGGTCGGATGGCCCCCAACTGCTATTTCGCCGCAGGGTGTAAAATAACGGACCAGAAAATTGGCCTTGGTGTCATTAGGTGGAAATACGAATGTCGTCGCAGGCAAATTTATTTCCCTGGCTATGGCATGCATTTCGTCGTCTGTAAGACCTGCAGCGTTGCTGACAACACCCGCCGGATTACCCGCCATCGGCTTGCTGGTAAATGTATCTACTTGGTTAATCCTGATTCTCTTCATGTTATTCCTCCTTATTTTCATCATCTACTATGATGACTGTTGAGTTATTGATTATAAACTCTTCACTTACATTACAAATATATTTAAATTTGTTTTCATAATTCACTATACTCCCTTCAGTTATTTTCTAAGTAATTTTAACTAATAATTTCTTTTGATTTTGGATTATCTCCTTCAAGCATTCACAAGCAGATTAATAAAAGCCGTTAAGTTAATAGGATAATGATTATTAATGTAAATCTATATTGTATTTTCATATAATTTATTGTATCATAGAAGAATACTACAATAAAATTGAATATTTTGAATATAACATTCGATAATATTGAATCGCAGATGTCAAATTATGGAATTTTATCAACTCAAGACATTTTTAACTATCGCAAAACTGGGTAGTTTTGTACAAACAGCAGATGCATTAGGTTATGCTCCGTCAACAATTACAAGCCATATTCAGTCAATGGAAAAAGAAATGGGGGTTAGATTATTTGAACGTCTTGGACATCGAATAATACTAACGCATCAGGGCACAGCTTTACTTCCTTATGCTGAGCAAATAACTAAACTTACTTCTGAAGCATTAGAAATTGTAGCAAATCCTAGTGAGCCGAAAGGCAAATTGACAATAGGAACAAGTTATTTATTGGGAACTTACTGTTTACCCAATCTATTCAAAATATTCCGAAAAGCTTTTCCTAAGGTGGAAATGATAATAAAGTTTGCAAATTATAACACAATTTTCAATGATATCCATAGAAATGAAATTGATGTTGGATTTAACGTTAATGATAGGATTGATGATGATAATCTTATCGAAGAGAATCTTTCCAAAGAAGAAATGATATTTTTAACAGCACCGGACACCCCTCTAGCGCTAAAGGAAGTAGTTACACCTCATGATCTAGCAGAAACATGTGTTATTCTTACCGAGCAAGGCTGCAGTTATCGGTCGTTAGTGGAAAAAACCTTTAGGGATTTCGGGGTATACCCTCAAGCTATTTTAGAAGCTAGTAGTTCCGAGGCAATAAAACAACTGATTATGATAGGATTGGGGATTTCCATGTTACCCCGGTTTGCAGATGGTCGAATTTGCGCTGTCCGATGGACTGAAACATCTCCCCAATATTTTGTAAAGATGTTGATTCATAAAAATAAATGGATATCACCAACCCTTCAAGCTTTTTTAGAAATGACGCGGAATTTTTATGATTTGAAAACAAATAAGCACAGGTAGGCAATGAAGTTGACAGTACATCATAGTACATATTCCCTATTATCTTATGACTCTCAGTCAACTTTAATGAGTATCATTTATGTTGGGGTAATACCAGATTATCAATTTGTGTTAAAAGTATGCTAATCTATGGTGCATACTTTTCAGTACATGACAAGGCTGCTGGTATTACCCCTGTAAAAGAGTTAATATTTGTAATCATAAATTATAGCGATTTATATTTTACAAATATTAACTCTTGCTTTGCACTTATAGCAGCTTCGCTGGTAATAGGCCAATTAAGTAACTTTCTATAACTCAATTACAGCAAAATAAAAAGCCATATAATTAAAGTCAATATTTTATAAATTAACTTTAACTAGATGGTCTTTTATCCGATAGCTACCTACCGTAATACCCCGACTCACTCTGTGAAAGCGACTATCACCAAATTATAGATTTGGGATATTTACCAGTTTCCTGAAGAACCGCCTCCACTGGAGCTGCCTCCCCCAAATCCACCTTGGTCACCTCCACCAAGGCCTCCGCCTCCTCTTGGGCCTCCCCAAAAAGAATTCCAAAACATTGCATAAAATAAAAACCTAGTTATTCTTGCTTTATTAAGTATAATATCTAATGCAAAAGCACCTAAGATATAGTATATTACTACAGGATTTATAGCAATTGATTTTTGCTTATGTGTAGTTTTATTACTTCCTTGTAAACTAACATTATATTCTTTCGCTATATCTCTTGCAAAAACTGAATAAGCATTCTTTAAACCTTCACCATATCTTTTTTCTTTAAAAAGTTGAACTGCTTCACTATTCATAACTCTAGAAGAATATATATCTGTAATTACGCCTTCCAACTCTCTTCCTACCTCTACTCTCCATTTTTTATCATTTATTGATAATAATATTAAAAGTCCATTATCCTTACCTTTTTGTCCAATTCCCCAGTTTCTAAAAAGTTCATTGGAATAAGATTCTATATCTCTTCCTTCAAGTGAACTAATTATAACCACTGCTGCTTGTGAACCAGTTTTATTTTCTAATTCACTTCCAAGTGATACAATATAGTTTTTAGAATCTTCATCAATAATCCCTACATAATCATTTATATACTTTAATTTAGTTGGTACAGGTATATTTGAAGCACCCTTTACAAAATAAGGCAAAGTCAAAATAAAAATTAACACAGAAAGTAATACACCTAAAGATGATTTTATCACCTTAAATTTATTATTTATTTTATTCATTTAAATTTCCCATTTTAAGATTGTATAAAATAGCTTTTTTACAACTTAGCTCTATCAATGAATTATCCATATGATTCTAAGCTGTAAGATAAACTATTTTGTAAAATCTACCTTTGGAACTTCCTGTGCTCCCTGACTAGCCTTATAATATGTTTTTTGGGAAAAACCAAGCATACCTGAAATTATCGAATTTGGAAATCTTCTTATGGATGTATTATAGTTATTCACAGCAGTATTATAATCTTGCCTTGCTATTCCTATTCTATTTTCTGTACCCTCTAAAGCAACAGATAAATCTCTAAAATTTTGATTAGATTTTAAATCTGGATACCTTTCAACAATTACTAAAAGTCTTGAAAGTGCTGATGAAAGTGCTGCATCTGCATTTGCTCTATCAGTAATTGTTTGCGCTCCAGCAAGCTTAGCTCTTGCATTCGCCACATCTGTAAATATTGTTTTTTCTTGAGCTGCATAACCTTTTACTGTTTGAACTAGGTTTGGTATTAAATCTGATCTTCTTTGCAGCTGAGTGTCAATATTTGCCTCTGCTGCATTAACTTTTTGCTCTAACCCTACAATGGAGTTATAACTACCTATTAAAGGTAAAAATATAACTAACAACATACCTATAACAATTAAAGATGTTTTCAATCTTTTACTCATTTGATACACCACCATTTTCATAATAGTATATTTATTTTAAGTAATTTTTTTAATAAATATACTAGTGCATCAAATTCTTAAAGAGTACTTTTTCTAGAACCTGAAGTTCCAACAATATCTGTACACTTCCTTCATTTTTCAACTTAAATATAAAATCAAAAGTAAATTTGTTTAAATTTTTCCAAACAATTTCACTCTAAGTCTTAAAAGCTACCCAAATATTAAATTCTAAATTAGATTTTAGTATTTAAATCCGAAAAAGTTCCAATAATTCAAAAACCATATATACAGCATTTCTGTAAAAGCTAAAACTAAGTAATATATTCTAGCAGATAATTTAATGTTTTTCTTCATCCAATCAATTATTATATAAACTAAAAACAATAAGTTTAAAATCAAGCTCAATATTGGCACACATAATAATAATTTAGCTTCCATGTTTATGCCACATCTGGTTGGTTCCCCCAGTACAAATAAAGCTGCTGCAAAGAAAAATACATTTAAAAAGCTAATTGTAAAAGACATAACCAAAAGATATTTTTCTATCTTGTTTAATTTATTATCTTTCCTTTTTATCATAATATAAGCTGATCTTCCAATAGAAAATATAATTGATGCTAAAAATACTATTAAGCAAAATATAATTATGGAAATCTGCACAGTTGAAAGCTCATACCATTTAAGTTTTTCATAAGTTCCGTGCCAGCTGTCCTGCTGCTGTGCTAGGTAATAAATTTGTCCACTCTTATTTTTCTTAAATACTACATACTTCCCCGTATCTACTCTTTTAAATACCAATGGTTCTATTTCTTTGAGGGTTGTTGTGTACTTTTTCCCTACAAAAACATCTTTCCCTGTCAATGATAATGTTTTTTTATCCTTTAAACTTACAGTTAAATCTTCACCTTCTGAAAATGCATCAGCTTTGTGAAAGATACTTTTGGGATTTTCACTAAACCTATAAGTTCCTACAAAATCTTTTAAATTGCTTTTTGATCTATAAGAAGTCTTGTTATCCTTTATTTCTTCTTTCTTTGGAAGATACTTTGCAGTCATTTCTGCCACAATTTCATCTGGTACATTGTTATTTCCTTGATTTACAGATATAAAGACTCCTAAATTTTCATTTGGAAATAATGTCATATCGCTGTATATGTTATCTGGTGAATATCCAAGATGTTCTATTGCTCTATATCCTTTTATGATTTTTTCATTAAATCCATAGGCCATTCCTGGAAGCCTGGTATCAAAGGTTGCATGCTGACTGTGCATATTAATAGCTGTACTTTCCTTTAATATTCTTTTATTTTCATATGCTCCATTATTTAACTGGGCTATCATAAATTTAGCCATATCATCAGAAGTTGATATTATACCTCCAATGGCATAGTTATTAAAATATCCTTCTACTTTCTTAGCCTTAAAAAGCTTACCATTTTCATATTCATAACCTGATTCTAATCCTTTTGGGTTCATATCTCTATTTAATGTTGAATTGTTCATTTCTAGTGGTTTAAATATCTTATTCTCAATAAAGCTATTAAGAGGTTTTCCTGAAATCTGTTCAATAATTCCCCCTGCCAGTGCTGTATCATAGCTGCTGTAGTTGATAGCAGTTCCAGGCTCTCTTACTACTTTAGGCAGATGTTTTTTTAAAAAATCATTCATAGGAACTAAATCTTTTTTGTCTTTTGACAAATCTGCTATTCTATTATCGTCTATGCCTGATGTATGTGTAAGAAGCTGTTCTACTGTTACTGGATTTGAATATTCATTTTTTAAACTGTAATCTTTTAAATATTTATTTACATCAGCTTTTAAATCTATCTTACCTTGTTCATAGAGTGCATCATTGCTGTATAAGTAAAAAGCTTTGAAACAGATGCTATTCTAATCAAAGTTTTATCAGCAGTCATAGGTATTTTATTTTCTAAATCAGAATACCCATAACCCTTACTAAAAACAATTTTTCCATCCTTAACAATAGTAATAGCTGCTCCCGGAATATGCTCTTCCTTCATCTTTTTTTGAAAAGTATTATCCATAAATACTTTCATATCATCTTTATTACCAAATAAGTTATCACTTGAATTAGATTCTGCAAAAACTGTAATGTTACTTGTAAAACACAATATAAATATTGACATGAATACAAATATCTTTTTATACCACATATCTAAGCTCCTCCATATTTTTAAGCATCTTCAGAAATTAACTGGTATTTTTCTTAAAATGCCTTATTTAAAACTTCAATTTATAACTAAATTATATAAAACGTCTATGATATCAGCCATTTATTTACCTTACAATATTCATTAACCAACATTACAATATTGTAAGATTTTATGACTTTAGTCCCTATATCAATGTGACTATAGAAATCTATTAATATACAAAAAAAAGCTTTATAATTAGATCATCAAAGGAGAGAAATATTAGATTTGCCAACCTAATTCAACAACAAATTTAAGGAGGGGTACAGATGACAATTAAAAAAAGCTTTCTAATACTTATTACAGCAATTATTTTCTTAATTTCCAACATACAATTTGCTGCAGCAAAAAATAATGGTTCTCCACCACCAGCTCCAACAGGATTAACTATTTCTAATATTAGTACAAGCTCTCTTACATTGAATTGGTCTTCAGTATATGGTGCATCGGGATATTATGTTTATATGGCTGCACCAAATGATACTAACTACACTAAAATTGCCACTGTCACTGGTATAAAATTACTAAAGTCCGGACTAGCTGCTAATGCCCAGTATTGGTTCTATGTTAAGGCTTATAATTGCTATGGTACCTCAGCAAGTTCAATTCATGTAACTGCTAATACCCTGCAAATTTCTATAATACCAACTACAGCTAAAAAGCAAGTTTTAGGCTTTACAACCTATTATTATTCGGGAGATCCATCCTCTTACAATTCAATGGTAGCTAATACTTTAACTATTGATAAAATAGCTACCCAAACCTATACTACAGACAGTCTTGGCAATATTTCAGGATTAGTTCCAACTAATCAAATTAGCTATGCAAACAGCAATGGAATTAAAACCTATGCAATGCTTCAAAATAATTTTGATGGTAATATTGCAAAAGTAGTATTGGGAAATCAAACTAACAGACAAAATTTAGAAAGTAATCTTCTAAATGCAGTAAAAGCAAATATCTATATTGGATTTAGTTAATTCTTATAAGTTAAACGGCATTGCTATTTGGAGATTGGGGCTTGAAAACGCAGATTATTGGACAAGCATAAAAACAAAATTTAATAGGTAAAAATAGCAATGACTGTTCATAGCATCTCAAATAC
This window encodes:
- a CDS encoding Ger(x)C family spore germination C-terminal domain-containing protein, which translates into the protein MLSGHLHSGVGKADIDETRIINILKQNRTKGILTLQKDSKKYINSYTYSKRKIKCYKENAKYKFVIDLNLKGNIISNELYDNLYSDPKVLKKFEKDMKNYVDKMCNKTINDMKCKYKTDILDLGRIAAAKYGRGTGTDWDKVVCESDIQVNVKFTVDTEGRGDY
- a CDS encoding LemA family protein; its protein translation is MSKRLKTSLIVIGMLLVIFLPLIGSYNSIVGLEQKVNAAEANIDTQLQRRSDLIPNLVQTVKGYAAQEKTIFTDVANARAKLAGAQTITDRANADAALSSALSRLLVIVERYPDLKSNQNFRDLSVALEGTENRIGIARQDYNTAVNNYNTSIRRFPNSIISGMLGFSQKTYYKASQGAQEVPKVDFTK
- a CDS encoding YgcG family protein, giving the protein MNKINNKFKVIKSSLGVLLSVLIFILTLPYFVKGASNIPVPTKLKYINDYVGIIDEDSKNYIVSLGSELENKTGSQAAVVIISSLEGRDIESYSNELFRNWGIGQKGKDNGLLILLSINDKKWRVEVGRELEGVITDIYSSRVMNSEAVQLFKEKRYGEGLKNAYSVFARDIAKEYNVSLQGSNKTTHKQKSIAINPVVIYYILGAFALDIILNKARITRFLFYAMFWNSFWGGPRGGGGLGGGDQGGFGGGSSSGGGSSGNW
- a CDS encoding PhzF family phenazine biosynthesis protein encodes the protein MKRIRINQVDTFTSKPMAGNPAGVVSNAAGLTDDEMHAIAREINLPATTFVFPPNDTKANFLVRYFTPCGEIAVGGHPTLATIHVLLEEGKIGRDCKQVWLETGGGILPIDISSADDGKYTITITMTTPKFESAAISHDTLAAMLGTDPGNLENYPICKMYTGLYYYVVGLKSLSAIKGLCPDFAAIAELSRKNWISGLQIFTTETDDPNCDFHVRTFLPVQGTNEDIVCGTGNSCIGAFVVENGIYKTDGYRILAAE
- a CDS encoding fibronectin type III domain-containing protein, with amino-acid sequence MTIKKSFLILITAIIFLISNIQFAAAKNNGSPPPAPTGLTISNISTSSLTLNWSSVYGASGYYVYMAAPNDTNYTKIATVTGIKLLKSGLAANAQYWFYVKAYNCYGTSASSIHVTANTLQISIIPTTAKKQVLGFTTYYYSGDPSSYNSMVANTLTIDKIATQTYTTDSLGNISGLVPTNQISYANSNGIKTYAMLQNNFDGNIAKVVLGNQTNRQNLESNLLNAVKANIYIGFS
- a CDS encoding LysR family transcriptional regulator; this translates as MEFYQLKTFLTIAKLGSFVQTADALGYAPSTITSHIQSMEKEMGVRLFERLGHRIILTHQGTALLPYAEQITKLTSEALEIVANPSEPKGKLTIGTSYLLGTYCLPNLFKIFRKAFPKVEMIIKFANYNTIFNDIHRNEIDVGFNVNDRIDDDNLIEENLSKEEMIFLTAPDTPLALKEVVTPHDLAETCVILTEQGCSYRSLVEKTFRDFGVYPQAILEASSSEAIKQLIMIGLGISMLPRFADGRICAVRWTETSPQYFVKMLIHKNKWISPTLQAFLEMTRNFYDLKTNKHR
- a CDS encoding SHOCT domain-containing protein; the encoded protein is MRFNNFSWIFIILIFVGMFFLRGCGWSGGCGIPRFHKKSNHDSDNKSEAIEILNKRYANGEIDSEEYKLKKEEILRK
- a CDS encoding DUF1657 domain-containing protein, whose translation is MTTVNKIEKALTSAQGLASQLKTFSMDTNDQQAKQTFKQLAQTAENIAQMLQSRFDFVKSEEPQYRE